The segment CTGATAATTAAATTTTCTCCATTCTCAGTAATTTCTTTGAAAATTTCATGTTCAATTCTTCTAAAGTAAATTTCACCCTTTTGCTTAAAGAGTTCACTAATGGTTAAATTAGTTTTTTCTTCGATTAAATTATCTAAATCAACATATTTAACTCCTGTTTTTTCTGAAAGTAACTGAGCGATTGTGGTCTTACCAACAGCCATATAACCTACCAAAATAACTTTCTTCATTACAATAAAACCTTATAAATTAAGCCGTTAACACCCTTTGTTAAAAAAAGGCAAATTTATAATAAAATTGCTTTGAAATATAAATAATAAGGCCTTATATTTGCACCCGCATTCAAGAAAAGAAAAAGACTCGATAGCTCAGTCGGTAGAGCACATCACTTTTAATGATGGGGTCCTGGGTTCGAGCCCCAGTCGGGTCACATTTTTTTTCTTCGATACGCTAAAGACTCGATAGCTCAGTCGGTAGAGCACATCACTTTTAATGATGGGGTCCTGGGTTCGAGCCCCAGTCGGGTCACAAAAAGTCGAACAAGTTTTGTTTGGCTTTTTTTGTTATAGGCCACGTGGAGAAACGGTAGACTTGCCATCTTGAGGGGGTGGTGCTCGTAAGGGCGTGTGGGTTCAAATCCCACCGTGGTCACAATTTAAAGAGTAAATTCAAATTGAGTTTGCTCTTTTTTTTATGCTTTTTACTCACCGTAAAGATATTATATTACTTTTGTTTATTATTTTTACAGAAAAGATGAACAATGTTAAGAGTGTCTTTAGTATAAAAGACTTAGAAAATCTCACCGGTATTAAAGCCCATACGATACGAATTTGGGAGAAACGATACAATGTTTTGGAACCTATGCGTACCGAAACCAATATTCGTTTGTATGACTTGACCAGTCTTCAGAAACTATTAAATATAACCTTACTTCATAAACATGGTTATAAAATTTCGAACATTTCAAAACTCCCTAAAGAAAGAATTCCACAACTCGTCAATGAAATCATCTCCGATAAAAGTGCCAAGCACCATGCTATAAATGCATTTAAAATGGCAATGATGAATTTTGATCAGACATTGTTTTTTAATACTTATAACGACTTACTTTCGGAGAAATCATTCAGGGATGTTTTTTACGAAGTTCTAATACCGTTAATCAATGATATCGGATTGTTATGGCAAACCGATACCATAACCCCGGCTCACGAGCATTTTATCTCCTATTTGATCAAGCAAAAGGTACTGTCCAATACGGAAAAAGTTCAGCTTCAATCACCAACAAGACACGATAAAATATTTGTGCTTTATTTACCTATGAATGAAGTACACGAGTTAGGTCTGATGTTTTTAAACTATGAGATATTGAGTCAAGGATACAAAACCATTTTTCTTGGCGAAAGTATTCCCACAGAAAGCTTAAAAGATTTAAAAAAATACTTTGATAACATCACTTACATCTGTTATATGACAGTTGAACCTAATAAATCAGAAGTAAATGACTACATTAAAAAGTTGAGAAAAGAAATTTTGGATGAATCATCCAACCTATGGGTAATTGGTAGAGCCACTGAACATATAACATCCAACCAATCTGACAAAAAAATCACTATCTTTAATTCGATTGAAAGGTTAGTCAATTTTTTATAATTGCATAAAAGATTTTTTATTGTTTAACTTTTTTATACTTTTGTTAAACAAAATGAAAAAAGAAATCAAAATAATCGGCTCCGGATTTTCGTCTCTTGCTGCTTCCTGTTATTTGGCGCAACAAGGGCATAGCGTTACCATTTACGAAAAAAACACAACCATTGGTGGCAGAGCTCGTCAGTTAAAAAAAGACGGATTTACTTTTGATATTGGCCCAACTTGGTATTGGATGCCCGATGTTTTTGAACGTTTCTTTGCTGATTTTAGCAAAAAACCTTCCGATTATTATGAACTGATAAAGCTCTCACCTGCTTATCAGGTTTATTTTGGAGTAAAAGAATTTGTAACAATCGCAGACAACCTTCCTGAAATCATTTCCACTTTTGATTCTATAGAAAAAGGAAGCGGTGAAAAGCTGGCGGCTTTCATGAAGGAAGCCCAAAGCAATTATGATATTGCCATTAAAGATTTGGTTTATCGTCCGGGAATTTCTCCTTTAGAGCTGGTTACTTTGGAAACAGCCAAAAAAGTAAATCAGTTTTTCGGAAACATTTCAAAAGACATCCGAAGAAAATTTAATAATCCGAAACTAATCCAAATCCTTGAATTTCCCGTACTTTTTCTTGGAGCAAAACCATCTGACACTCCGTCATTTTATAGCTTTATGAATTTTGCAGATTTTGGTTTGGGAACCTGGCATCCAAAAAATGGCATGTACAGCGTGATTTTGGCAATGGAAAAGTTGGCCAAAGAACTCGGCGTGACTATACATACCAACTCCAATATCGAAAAAATAAATGTTGATAACGGTAAAGCCAATGCTATAATAGTAAATGGTGAAATTGTGAATGGAGACATAATTTTAAGCGGTGCCGATTATCATCACAGCGAAAGTTTGTTGGATAAAAAATATCGTGCTTATTCCGAAAATTATTGGGAAAACAGAACATTTGCGCCATCTTCGCTCCTATTCTATGTTGGTTTTGACAAAAAAATAGAAAATGTAGAACATCATACCTTGTTTTTTGATGTAGATTTTGATGTTCACGCACGTGATATTTACGACACTCCAAAATGGCCGGAGGAGCCATTATTTTACGCTAGTTTTCCATCAAAAACAGATACCAACGCAGCGCCTTCAGGAAAAGAAGCCGGTATATTTTTAATTCCTTTAGCGCCCGGATTACAAGATGTTCCTGAGCTGAGAGAAGAATATTTTGAAAAAATTATTAGCCGATTTGAAAAACTGACACAACAAACCGTAAAAGACAGTATTATTTTCAAAGAATCGTTTTGTGTAAACGATTTTATAAAAGAGTACAATTCGTATAAAGGGAATGCATACGGCTTAGCCAATACCTTAATGCAAACCGCTTTTTTAAGACCCAAATTGAAAAGTAAGAAAGTAAAGAATCTATTTTTTACCGGACAATTAACGGTTCCCGGACCAGGCGTTCCTCCAGCTTTGATCTCCGGAAAACTAGTAGCAGAACTGATTCAAAAAAATCTTTAATTACCAAACATTATGAAATCTCTTTTTGATAAAATATCATTCGATTGCAGTAAGAACGTAACCAATTCCTATAGCACATCGTTTTCTGCCGCAGTAAAAATGTTGGCGCCAAGCATTCGTCAGGACATTTATAATGTATACGGATTTGTGCGCTTTGCTGATGAAATTGTGGACACATTTCATGATTATAACAAAGAACTCCTTTTCGAAATGTTTGAAAAAGATTTGGAAAGTGCGCTGCAAAACAAAATAAGTTTGAATCCGGTGCTGAATTCATTTCAGCATACTGTCCATAAATATGCAATTCCACGAAGTATGATTACCGCTTTTATGAACAGTATGAAATTGGATTTATATAAAAAAGAATACACAACAATCAATGAATTTAATGATTATATTTATGGTTCGGCTGATGTTGTTGGATTAATGTGCCTGAAGGTTTTTGTAAATGGTGATGAAAAGAAGTTTGGCGAACTGGAATACGCTGCAATGCGTTTGGGTTCGGCTTTTCAGAAGGTTAATTTCTTAAGAGATTTGAAAACCGATTATGAAGATTTAAACCGGACTTATTTTCCAAATACCGATTTATCCCGCTTGGACGAATGCTCAAAAGATGCCATCATCAAAGAAATTGAAGCCGATTTTGAAGCAGGATTTCAAGGGATTTTAAAACTGCCTTTGGAAGCAAAATTCGGAGTTTACACTGCTTATATCTATTACAAAAAGTTATTGTCGAAGTTAAAAAAAACGCCATCTTTGGAAATCAAAAACACCCGAATCCGCGTTCCAGATTATCAAAAATTTGGGCTTTTGGCAAAGTGTTATGTTAATTATCGTTTGAATTTATTATAGAAATCATGTTAGTAGATATTCTGGTTTTCGTCCTTACGTTCTGCATCATGGAATTCATGGCATGGTTTAGTCATAAGTATGTCATGCATGGTTTTCTTTGGGAATTGCACGCTGATCATCACAAAAAAGACCATGATTCCTGGTTTGAAAGAAATGATGCGTTTTTTATTTTTTATGCTGTAGTGAGCATTGGTTTCTTTTTGCTTTGGCATTATGATATACTCGAAATTGGTTTAGCAATTGGACTTGGAATCTTTGCCTATGGTTTGGCATATTTTACCGTTCATGATATTTTTATCCATCAGCGATTTAAATTGTTTAGAAATGCTGACAATCGTTATGCTAGAGCGGTCAGAAGAGCGCACAAAATGCATCACAAACACCTTGGCAAAGAAGATGGCGAATGTTTCGGAATGTTGATTGTTCCGTTTAAATATTTTAAAAAATAGAAAGTCCCGAAATATTCGGGACTTTCTGTTTAAATAACTAACCTCATATAAATTATTTAATCAAACCTTGTAGTGGTTTCAATTGCTCTATATCAATATTGGAACTTTTTATTAAGGATATCATGTTTAAGATATTATTTGGATTCATATCGTTACCCAAAATCCTAACCACGGCAAAACCGTTTTCTTTCTTTTTGGCAAAAAGGATAAACTCATTAATATGATTCTCATCGCCAACAAAACTTACTGAAGCAGCATCTTTACCTGAACCCACTTTCATCAACTCCTGATACTTTTCGTTCTTAAGGATTTGAGTCACTTTTTGACTTTCAGCATCATATTGCGTTTTGTTTTTTTCATCCAATTTAAAAGCTAAAATATTCATTTTATCAAATGATCCTAAAGCTGTTTTTTGTTCAGCTGTTAGTTTCGTTTTATCAATATTTATAATACTTGGAGAAACATCCAGCGCAATAAAATCTTTCTTTTCAGAGCTTTCTACAAAA is part of the Flavobacterium sangjuense genome and harbors:
- a CDS encoding MerR family transcriptional regulator; translation: MNNVKSVFSIKDLENLTGIKAHTIRIWEKRYNVLEPMRTETNIRLYDLTSLQKLLNITLLHKHGYKISNISKLPKERIPQLVNEIISDKSAKHHAINAFKMAMMNFDQTLFFNTYNDLLSEKSFRDVFYEVLIPLINDIGLLWQTDTITPAHEHFISYLIKQKVLSNTEKVQLQSPTRHDKIFVLYLPMNEVHELGLMFLNYEILSQGYKTIFLGESIPTESLKDLKKYFDNITYICYMTVEPNKSEVNDYIKKLRKEILDESSNLWVIGRATEHITSNQSDKKITIFNSIERLVNFL
- a CDS encoding phytoene desaturase family protein, producing MKKEIKIIGSGFSSLAASCYLAQQGHSVTIYEKNTTIGGRARQLKKDGFTFDIGPTWYWMPDVFERFFADFSKKPSDYYELIKLSPAYQVYFGVKEFVTIADNLPEIISTFDSIEKGSGEKLAAFMKEAQSNYDIAIKDLVYRPGISPLELVTLETAKKVNQFFGNISKDIRRKFNNPKLIQILEFPVLFLGAKPSDTPSFYSFMNFADFGLGTWHPKNGMYSVILAMEKLAKELGVTIHTNSNIEKINVDNGKANAIIVNGEIVNGDIILSGADYHHSESLLDKKYRAYSENYWENRTFAPSSLLFYVGFDKKIENVEHHTLFFDVDFDVHARDIYDTPKWPEEPLFYASFPSKTDTNAAPSGKEAGIFLIPLAPGLQDVPELREEYFEKIISRFEKLTQQTVKDSIIFKESFCVNDFIKEYNSYKGNAYGLANTLMQTAFLRPKLKSKKVKNLFFTGQLTVPGPGVPPALISGKLVAELIQKNL
- a CDS encoding phytoene/squalene synthase family protein, translating into MKSLFDKISFDCSKNVTNSYSTSFSAAVKMLAPSIRQDIYNVYGFVRFADEIVDTFHDYNKELLFEMFEKDLESALQNKISLNPVLNSFQHTVHKYAIPRSMITAFMNSMKLDLYKKEYTTINEFNDYIYGSADVVGLMCLKVFVNGDEKKFGELEYAAMRLGSAFQKVNFLRDLKTDYEDLNRTYFPNTDLSRLDECSKDAIIKEIEADFEAGFQGILKLPLEAKFGVYTAYIYYKKLLSKLKKTPSLEIKNTRIRVPDYQKFGLLAKCYVNYRLNLL
- a CDS encoding sterol desaturase family protein, which codes for MLVDILVFVLTFCIMEFMAWFSHKYVMHGFLWELHADHHKKDHDSWFERNDAFFIFYAVVSIGFFLLWHYDILEIGLAIGLGIFAYGLAYFTVHDIFIHQRFKLFRNADNRYARAVRRAHKMHHKHLGKEDGECFGMLIVPFKYFKK
- a CDS encoding DUF4252 domain-containing protein, with the translated sequence MRTVFYLALLLASILFSSCNSEPTLQKYFVESSEKKDFIALDVSPSIINIDKTKLTAEQKTALGSFDKMNILAFKLDEKNKTQYDAESQKVTQILKNEKYQELMKVGSGKDAASVSFVGDENHINEFILFAKKKENGFAVVRILGNDMNPNNILNMISLIKSSNIDIEQLKPLQGLIK